Proteins encoded by one window of Synergistaceae bacterium:
- a CDS encoding cytidylate kinase-like family protein produces the protein MNKIITIGREFGSGGRELGRYLAETLGFAYYDREIIAEIAKRTSLSEKYVQNVAEHRPIIPFPIHTGRTFWAAVPDYDHAVQQEQHRIIRETAEKSDCVIVGRGADYILREYSPFRLFVYSDMASKLARCRQNESADYEAGASLTDKELTKRIEHINKARADYYEFYTGLKWGARENYDLCVNTGRYSDLKALAEAVARIYSC, from the coding sequence ATGAACAAGATTATCACTATAGGCCGCGAGTTTGGTTCAGGCGGACGGGAGCTCGGCCGGTACTTGGCCGAAACTCTGGGCTTCGCGTACTACGACAGGGAGATTATCGCCGAGATAGCGAAACGCACATCACTCTCGGAAAAGTACGTGCAGAACGTCGCTGAACACAGGCCGATAATACCTTTCCCGATTCACACGGGACGTACATTCTGGGCGGCAGTGCCCGACTATGACCACGCCGTACAGCAGGAACAGCACAGGATAATCCGCGAGACTGCGGAAAAGTCCGACTGCGTAATAGTCGGCAGGGGAGCAGACTACATTCTTCGCGAGTATTCTCCGTTCCGGCTGTTCGTGTATTCGGACATGGCGAGCAAGCTGGCACGGTGCAGGCAGAACGAGAGCGCGGACTATGAGGCTGGAGCATCCCTCACCGACAAGGAACTCACGAAGCGCATCGAGCACATCAACAAGGCACGTGCTGACTACTACGAGTTCTACACGGGCTTGAAGTGGGGAGCTCGGGAGAACTACGACCTGTGCGTAAACACGGGCAGATATTCCGACCTTAAGGCATTGGCCGAAGCCGTCGCAAGGATATATTCATGCTGA